In the Sphingobacterium sp. PCS056 genome, GTCTGTTTCCATACGCAATCCCGGTTGAAAACATAGACCATCTGCTAAGGTGTTGGATTGCGTAATATCGAAAGTTCTACTGTCTAGAATATGGACTGCTATAGGACTTTCGGATTTTCGGTGCGCTGTTCGGGTGCCGGTAACGACAACGCTATTTAATCGGTTTGAGCTAGCGCTCAGTTCTAGATTTTTTACTTGAACTACCCTCTCTACTATGGTTACCGATAAGAGCTTGGTTTCAAAACCAATAAAACTGACCTTTAATAGATAGGATCCTGCTGGAATAGGAGGTAATTCATAATTTCCAATGCTATCCGCTTTTGTAGCCATACCTAATCGTGGAATGCTGATAGTAGCCCACTCAATGGGGGCTCCTTCGGGATCGGTTATCTTACCTTTTAATTGCCCTGTCTGTGCAGAAAGGGTCAAACTCGATAAGATGAGGGTACCCATTATTAGAAAATGATTGATCTTCATTATGTAAATGTTATTTGTTAGTATTGCAAATCTATAAAGTTTGTATGAGCTAACAAATTATTTATAACAATATTGTTAGATTGTACTAATAATTTGTATTTTTGTTATCATGATATCACAGACGGAAGAAAATTATCTGAAAGCATTATTTGCTTTGACGAGTACAAAAGGTGAAGCTAGTGTAAATGAATTAAGTAAAATGCTGGACATTAAAATGCCTACCGTAAATGGTATGATGAAACGTCTTAGTGAAAAAGATTTTGTTATTTATGAAAGTTATAAACCTTTGAAACTAACGGAAAAGGGAAGAAAAGAAGCATCATTAATTATTCGGAAACATCGTCTGACAGAAATGTATCTGGTGGAAAAAATGGGATTTGGTTGGGAGGAAGTACATGACATTGCTGAACAAATTGAACATATACAGTCTCCGGCTTTTTTTGGTAAAATGGATGAAATCTTAGGTTTTCCTGAGGTGGATCCACATGGTTCGCCTATACCTGATGAAAATGGTAAAGTGATCGTTAAGGATTTTGATAGGTTGAGTGATTGTGAAAGTGGCGATGTTGTAAAATTTATGGCAGTGAAACCGTCTTCGGAAGAATTGCTTAAATTTTTAAATAGCCGCGAATTGGTACTGGGAGCTGTGATTACTATACAATCTGTTGAATTGTTTGATAAAAGCATGTCGGTCAATTATGCGCATAGAGAGATGGAGGTCTTGAGTAATATGGTTTGTGAAAAATTACTTGTAGAACGTGTTGCTAAATAAATGATTTAATTTCCAGCAGCCCTTTATTGATTTGAATAGCTGCTGGAAATGTTTATTTATTGTTTCTCTAAGACCCACCTTTGATTGTTGCTGCCAAGATTATTATTGATACTGTATAATACGACTTGCGTATTGTCGCTTGTACTGCTTCCAGGGTTGTCTATGATCAATCCTTTGCTCAGTATACTTCTTATAAAGACTGTATTGCTGATATCTAAAAAGTTAAAGGTCCATTGTTGATTTTGATTTGTTGAGCTACTGTACTGAATCAATCCGGTGTTGAGATCATCTGTACTGGCCGGGATATCGACGGATTTGGAACTTCCAACATTAACTAATGTATATCCGGAACTGCCACTGACAATTTTCCATTTTTGAAAATCGCTTGTATGAGCACTGTATTGTACAATTTGAGCAGAATTGGCTGTACTATTATCCCGAACTGTGAGATACTTACCGCTACTGACATTTTTAATCTTATACGTATCATTAGTATTGAAAACTGTTATAGGAACTAATTTTGCCGGAGCTTGTTGATTAAAGATATCTGTCAATGTGATCCTAATGGTATAATTTCCATTTGCTAAAGTACTGGAAAGGGTATCTATTCTTTTCTCTGGTTTTATTTTTTCTTGTGTCTGTAAAACGGAACCTGAAGCATTTAATAGTTCAAGTTTATAGCGTAGTTGTGGAGATTTGTTCTCGTTGATTCCCCAAGAAACAATTAATTTATTATTATGATAACGAGCGGTACTATAGCTATTTTCAATCGTCGTCAATATTGGAGCGGTTCCTTGTCCTGCCTGTTCTGGTAAGTTTAAGACACGACCAGTACCAAAAGCTGGATCTGGAGTCGTGGAACCTCCATGCTCCATAAAATACGCGTCCTCGGCACTATTGTAACCGACATTAAATGCTCGATCAAATTGCCCATTTCGTGCAGCATCATTATCATTGGCCGAGAAATAACGACTGCTCGATTTTTCCCAAACATTATTCACACTGAGGTTCCAATTATCTTTCAACAATGCTTTTCTATGGAATCTGCCATCATAGCTCGGATTGTCGCCTACCCAGTTTTCTAAAAATGTACCACTGCCCGAACCTAAATATCCTGCGCTAGCTTCTCTACCGATGGTGGAGGTGTGTAACCATTTTCCCGTTGAGAGGTCTTGAACGAAATTGGCAATGTATATTTTTCCGTTTTCCTTCCAAGAACGGATGACCATATTGTACCACGTATTGATGCTCCAATGATATGGATTCAATGTTTTTTGACCATCTCCTTCACCTCCGAAACGACTAGCAACTGTTTTGCTATCTAAATATGAATAGAAAGCGAGATTATTTGTTGCGGTATTTTTATCCCACAGCGAAGCAAGCATAATATTGGATGTTCCATAACGCAGATCTGGTGTGTCTTGTAAACCCATATATCCACCATCATAATTGAGCACCGAGAAATATTCGGTTTTAGCTGTATTTGTAATCTTTATTTTGCCCATCTTCAATACCGCATCATTTGGAAAACTATAGACGAGATGCTGTGAGGGTGCAGCATTACTTCCTGTTAATATCAGATTGGGTAGATCTTTATCACTCTGTGAGATGGTCGCAGAGGGTTTTTCTAATCTTGATTTTACAATTTCTTTTGAGCAGGAAATCGTAGCGAGTGTTGCGAATAGTACGCCTGTGAGATGTGTTTTTTTCATAACTGGAATGGATTCATAAGGGTTTATTATTGATTTTGGTTAACATAATGGTATTAAGTTAGCCGTTTTGTTTGGATAATTTATGGGCTTATTAAATGAAATCGATTGCGTAATTTTTATTATTCATGATATCTATTGTAAGGGGTAACTGATTGATAGCTAGATTTGAGCGTGACGCATGCTTCACATTGCTTATCTCTTAAAATCAAGCAGGCTGTAAATTACTTTCGATAGGGTATCTTTTATCTTGCTTCTGGTGGATTAGTTATTTTACGTTATCTGGATTGATCAAAAACATTAAAAGCTGCTGTGTCTGTACGCTGTTTTTTTCGATTTGTAAGAATTGATCAGCGGTCTATTTTTCTATTGATGAGGGGCAATTAGGCATTTTTAATAATTTTTTATTGAGTGCAAAAAACCAATATCCCATTTCAATTGTTATATAAGCAGGTTACTAAATATTAAACATCATAAAACTACATTATACTATGGGAAATTTATTATACATCATCGCAGTAATTTTAGTCATTATCTGGGCGATCAGTTTTTTAGGAGGATTTTACAGTGGAGGTATTATCCATGTTTTGTTAGTAATCGCAATTATTGTCGTGTTACTACGGGTTATTCGAGGAAATGCATAAACTTTTAGCTTATTCATAACATTCAGAATATTTCAAGTTGATAAGCTATGAAAAAGAGACTTTAAAGTCTCTTTTTTGCTTTATATGATATCATGTCTATGGTAATCAGTAAGCCTTATTTTTTTGTTATGCAAAATGGTATTTTAAAATTATAGTGATACATTTGAGGTTCTATATATTCAATAGACTTTTTATGAAATTTTACTCCTCTATTTGTTTTCTACTTTCATTGTATGCTATTCATCCTGTATTTTCACAATCATCCACTCGGGATCTGAATCAAGAAAAGATCAATAAAAATCTTAAGATTTTGGTCTTATCAGATTTAAATGACGGCTATGGGTCGACCACTTATAGTCAAGAAGTATTGGATGTGGTAGACCGAATTGCTGAGCTGAAGCCAGATCTTATTTTATGTGGCGGAGATATGGTCGCTGGTCAGAAAAAAACTTTGACGCGAGTAGATCTAGAGGCCATGTGGGCAGGATTTGATCGGGTTGTTTTACAACCAATAAAGACAGCTGCTGTACCTTTTGGATTTACCATGGGCAATCATGATGCTTCTCCTGGTTACGCTTTAGATCGTGAAGTTTCAGCGTTATTTTGGAACAATCATAAGCGTGATGTGAATCTGACTTTTATAGACAGCAGTCATTTTCCATATTATTATTCCTACTTGAAAAATAACGTATTGATCATCTCATGGGATGCCTCTTCTGCTCAGATACCAAATGATATAAAAAGTTGGATGAAAGAACAATTGAACTCTTCCTTGGCTAGAAAAACAAGATTTAAAATTGTACTCGGGCATCTTCCTTTATATGCTCTCGTTGAATCCAAGAACAAACCTGGTGAAGTATTGGAACAAGCTGATGAAACCTTAGCTTTTTTAAAGGAAAATGGAGTTGATCTATATCTGTCTGGTCATCAACATGTCTATTACCCCGCACAGAAAGAAAGTGTCATATTATATCATAGTGGATGTTTAGGTGGGGGACCACGATCTTTATTAGGAGATGATCAAGTGCCTTATAAGGCATATGGTCTGATTGAAATACCGAAGAAGATCAATAAAAAAAAGGATGTCAAAATCAATGGTATAAAGGCGGTTGATCATCAGGAAATTGAACTTCACAAGTTACCTGTTCAGGTGTCGGGTTTTAATGGTACATTGAATCGGATAGATGTTGTTAAGTAGAGCAAGGAACATAAAAAGCTAGTCTTTTTTCTATTTGAGTTGTCATCATAGGTTGTTTTACAGCTGTGTTTGTAGAATTACTACAATATCGATTACTTCCTCTTTTTAGATCCATCATCGGCTCGATGTACACCATAATAAAAATGTTTAGCTATTTTTTTAAATTAAGTGCTATTTTCCTGTTTTTTAAAGAAAATCATTCCGTATATTTGGCCATATTGAAAAAAAACTAAAAGGTTTTGAAACGTATCTGTACTTATATTCTTCTGATAACATTGACATTGCAGTCCTTCTATCGCAATGTCATGGTACTTGAATATGAGATACACTTACCCGATTATATTGCTCAATGTATCAATAAGGATCGTCCTCAGATTCATTGTAATGGGCAATGTGTATTTATGAAAAAAATAAGAGCAGAAGAGCAGAAGGAAACAAAAAAGAATCTGGTGATATATGAGCGTAATGCTTTTTATATGCATAAGGAAAGTGTTTTTTTTACTATGCATCCACCAGAAGAAAATCTTTCTGTTAAACATTTTTCTCCTTATTTGGCGGATTACAGATTTACATTTACCACACCTATTTTTCGTCCCCCTATCCCGTTTTTGCTTACCAGCAAAGCTTAGTCATTAACGTCAGCTATTTTAAATTTAGTGATCTGATTTTATTACGATATTATCGAGACAGATACTGATATCCTATATCATGAATTTCTTGATGTATTGTTAAAGACAGATTTTTATCGGATCCTATTCATGTCGTTGTACCTGCGATAGATCAATATTGAAAATGATGCTCTGCATCATGAATT is a window encoding:
- a CDS encoding metal-dependent transcriptional regulator codes for the protein MISQTEENYLKALFALTSTKGEASVNELSKMLDIKMPTVNGMMKRLSEKDFVIYESYKPLKLTEKGRKEASLIIRKHRLTEMYLVEKMGFGWEEVHDIAEQIEHIQSPAFFGKMDEILGFPEVDPHGSPIPDENGKVIVKDFDRLSDCESGDVVKFMAVKPSSEELLKFLNSRELVLGAVITIQSVELFDKSMSVNYAHREMEVLSNMVCEKLLVERVAK
- a CDS encoding DUF3472 domain-containing protein, whose protein sequence is MKKTHLTGVLFATLATISCSKEIVKSRLEKPSATISQSDKDLPNLILTGSNAAPSQHLVYSFPNDAVLKMGKIKITNTAKTEYFSVLNYDGGYMGLQDTPDLRYGTSNIMLASLWDKNTATNNLAFYSYLDSKTVASRFGGEGDGQKTLNPYHWSINTWYNMVIRSWKENGKIYIANFVQDLSTGKWLHTSTIGREASAGYLGSGSGTFLENWVGDNPSYDGRFHRKALLKDNWNLSVNNVWEKSSSRYFSANDNDAARNGQFDRAFNVGYNSAEDAYFMEHGGSTTPDPAFGTGRVLNLPEQAGQGTAPILTTIENSYSTARYHNNKLIVSWGINENKSPQLRYKLELLNASGSVLQTQEKIKPEKRIDTLSSTLANGNYTIRITLTDIFNQQAPAKLVPITVFNTNDTYKIKNVSSGKYLTVRDNSTANSAQIVQYSAHTSDFQKWKIVSGSSGYTLVNVGSSKSVDIPASTDDLNTGLIQYSSSTNQNQQWTFNFLDISNTVFIRSILSKGLIIDNPGSSTSDNTQVVLYSINNNLGSNNQRWVLEKQ
- a CDS encoding lmo0937 family membrane protein, with the protein product MGNLLYIIAVILVIIWAISFLGGFYSGGIIHVLLVIAIIVVLLRVIRGNA
- a CDS encoding metallophosphoesterase family protein — protein: MKFYSSICFLLSLYAIHPVFSQSSTRDLNQEKINKNLKILVLSDLNDGYGSTTYSQEVLDVVDRIAELKPDLILCGGDMVAGQKKTLTRVDLEAMWAGFDRVVLQPIKTAAVPFGFTMGNHDASPGYALDREVSALFWNNHKRDVNLTFIDSSHFPYYYSYLKNNVLIISWDASSAQIPNDIKSWMKEQLNSSLARKTRFKIVLGHLPLYALVESKNKPGEVLEQADETLAFLKENGVDLYLSGHQHVYYPAQKESVILYHSGCLGGGPRSLLGDDQVPYKAYGLIEIPKKINKKKDVKINGIKAVDHQEIELHKLPVQVSGFNGTLNRIDVVK